TTACGGGTGGAAAAGAGGGATAACAGAAATGATTTGggttgttttatcctggggacggcaTGGTTGATAGACTGCCTTGCACAATTTGGGTAGAGCTGCAAAATTTCATAAAGAAAGCGACTAAGTCTGTTACTCAACCCAGAAAATTTATTCAGTAAACTCATTCTACTTTTATTTATGCAGTTCAATTAGTTATGCACAAAGAGGTGAAAAACTTTACGAtatcactaaagtcaacatgagcagGTTGACTTtgttgtaggcacttaaaaaaaatattttttttggtccaaagtgtttctttagaGTATATAAgggtacccaaaaagtttggagacATTTGGAGGTGATTTAGGTCGATGTACGAGGTCAAAATTCAATGCAAAAGGTGTTGCTTTGCCTCTCAATCCATAGGGACCCGTATAAAATTCACCCATTTCTAAATTATTGACACATAATTGTCTTGTTTTGACGCAGTTGACTTTATCTAGGCTACTGAACTTCATAGATCGATTATGGTCAAGTTGTGGAGATGAGAGGATCATCATATTCACCAGAAACCACAAGGAGAAGCTAGAACCATCTCTTTTGCAACCTGGCTGCATGGACGTGAATATTTATATGGGTTACTGTACTTACGAGGCATTCAAACAATTGGTCTCAAATTACTTGGACTTCTTTGGtgagcaccaccaccaccacctttaTGGTGAGATCAATGAGTTACTCGAAGAAGTAGAGGTGACTCTGGCCCAAGTTGCAGAGGAGTTCTTAAAGCATGAGGATCCTGATTCTGCACTTGATCGACTTTCCAATCTTCTTAGATGAATGAAAAATATGGATGGTGATCATCTAGATCACTCTCAGGCTATATATGATCAATAATGAAATAGATATGGAAAATCTGCTTAACTAGTAGTATACATTGTTGAACACCACAACAAGTGAAAacgtaattactttattattacaAAAGTAATTACACCAAGACTTGAATACAATGTTTTACCACAACACACTCTAAACACTTACACACTTTGTTTTTGAGCACTCACTTAATAACTTCTCTAACACTCTTTTTAGACACACTTATATAGTACTCACTTAGACTCACACTTTTAGGACACTCTTTTAAACACACTTTACTACAAACTTGGACACACATTACATTTATATTTATAGGCTACAAAGGAAACATCCAAATATTTCTAGAATTTTctaactttataatttatttaactactttctaCCTTTTTCTAAATGATTCTAGAACTCTCTATATATTGTCTAATTAGTtttaagtttcttcaagaactttcTAGAATGTTCTATGTTCTTCCTAGTATATTCTAGAACATTCTAAAACTCTAGAGCATTCTAGATACGGTAATGACTTTTAAAACTCCCCCTCATTACCGAATCTCTAAGCTTCTTCTCGTTTGGCGAGGTTTAGTTGAGTTCTGAATTTCAAAAACTTAATTGTGCTTAATCCTTTGGTGAATATGTCAGCAACTTGATCATCTGTGTTGATTTGTCACATCTCTATTTCTTATTGAAGCACTATTTCTCTCAGAAAATGATAATGCACTTCCACGTGCTTTGTTCTAGCATGAAATACTGGATTTTCTGCTAAGCGAATAACATACTGATTATCACAATAAAGCGACATTGCATTGTCTGTAGATTGGTGTAGATCCTTCATTAGTTGCATCAACCACGTACTTTCCTGAGCTGTCAGTGCTGCTGCTCTATATTCTGCTTCAGTGGTTGACAAAGACACCGTTGGTTGCCTTTTGCTACACCAAGATATAGCTCCAGATCCAAACTTAAATACATACCCAGTAGTTGATCGACGGGTATCATGATCTCCAGCATAATCAGCATCACAGTATCCAGCTATCTTAACCTCGTCACCTTTCTTATATAAGAGGCCATAGTTAATGGTATCTTTGACACACCTCAGCATTCGTCGCATTGCTTCCAAATGAGGTTTCTTTGGGTGATGCATATACCGACTTGCTACACCAACTGCATACGAGATATCTGGTCGAGTCAATGTTAGATAAATTAGACTATCAGCCAGTTGTCGATACATTGCTCCATCTTGCAAGTGCTTCCCTTCATACACGCATGACTTGGCATTAGCTTCCATATGTGTTGAGATGGTCTTGCACTTGAGCATTCCAAACCTTTGCAATAAATCTCTTgcgtacttttgttgatagagaAATAAACATTCCTTAGTTTAGTCAACTTCTAATCCAAGGAAGTGTTTCAATTCTCCAAGTTCCTTCATTTGGAAGCGAACTGATAGGTTCTCCTTTGTTTGGCAAATTTCTGCTTCATCATCGCCAGTGATGATgaggtcatcaacatataccaaaaaaatTGCGATCTTTGCTTCCTTTACTTTAACAAATAAGCTTGAATCTGCATGTGCCATGACATATCCACTCTCCACTAAGAACTCAGCAATCTTGCCATACCATGCCCTTGGAGCCTGCTTCAATCCATAGAGCGCCTTTTTCAGTTTACAAACATACTTAGGATGAACTTTATCCTCAAATCCTCTTGGTTAGACCATGTATATTTCTCAATCTATCTCTCCATGTAGAAAGGCGTTCTTCACATCCATTTGCCAAAGTCTCCAGTCTTTACATGCTGCAAGCGCCAGCAAGACTCATACTGTTGAAATCTTGGCAATTGGGCTGAACGTCTCATCATAGTCTAGCCCATACTGTTGAGAGAATCCATGAGCTGCTAATCGGGCTTTATATCTCTCAATCGATCCATCAGGACGAGTTTTTACCTTGTATACCCATTTGCAGGAAATGGGTTTTACTTCCtttggctttggcaccagctCCCAAGTTTGATTATTCTCTAGTGCACTTATATCTTCTTTCATAGCTTCTATCCACTTGATATTCTGGGATGCTTCTTCATATGTATCTGGTTCTCTGAACTTTTCTTTTTCGGCTACAGCAGCATTGGCATACTTAGGATTTGGCTTCCGTGCTCTTGTTGATCTCCGAGGTTGTGGGCTTACTACTTCTTCAGGTTGAATATCACTTGCATCATCTACTACTCTTTGATGCACTCTTGTTTGCCAGGGACTTTGTGTTGCCTCTTCGTTGTCTTcctcactttttttttcttcatccatTTATGGAGTCGAATGTAGCTCAACAATTTGCTCCCCCTTCTTCTTTTGCAAATTGTCTTCTATTTCTTTAGAATCTGGCAACTCTTCCTTTTGTGGTGACCACCAAGATGAGGCTTCATAAAATACCACATTCCTTGACGTATAACATTTTCCAATATTAGGATCGCAGCACTTCCACCCTTTCCTTTGGCTATCGTATCCCACAAAGATACATCGAATTGCCTTTTTGTCAAATTTGCTACATAGATGACTCGGCACGAACACGTAGCATACACAGCCAAACACTCGAAAGTGACTTACTGCAGGTTTACAACCCCAAAGTTTCTCAAAGGGTGAAACGAACCCTAACTTTTTTTGGGAAAGTCTATTGATCACATGAGCTGCTGTTTTCATGCCTTCTGCCCAAAATCTTCCTGGAACATTCTTCGCATGTAGCATGCTTCGACATGTGACATGTCTCTGCAAGGTGTTGATTCTTCCTCTCAGCTACTCCATTCTCTTGTGATGTATTTGTACATGTGAAGTGATGGCATATGCGGCACTCTCGTAAGTACTGAGAAAATTCATCTGATGTGTAATCACCGCCATTGTCTGTTCGCAGGCATTGAATTTTCTTGCCAACTTCTCCTTCAACTAATTCTTTGAattctttaaattttgaaaaagtttcaaacttttcttttataAAGAACACCCATACGTACCATGAGAAGTCGTCAATGAATGTAACCATGTATCGCATGCCGCTGATCGATGGTCACTTGACTCGCCCGAATACATC
The genomic region above belongs to Humulus lupulus chromosome 1, drHumLupu1.1, whole genome shotgun sequence and contains:
- the LOC133780866 gene encoding secreted RxLR effector protein 161-like; amino-acid sequence: MEANAKSCVYEGKHLQDGAMYRQLADSLIYLTLTRPDISYAVGVASRYMHHPKKPHLEAMRRMLRCVKDTINYGLLYKKGDEVKIAGYCDADYAGDHDTRRSTTGYVFKFGSGAISWCSKRQPTVSLSTTEAEYRAAALTAQESTWLMQLMKDLHQSTDNAMSLYCDNQYVIRLAENPVFHARTKHVEVHYHFLREIVLQ